ACTACGGCGCGACGAGCGAGGACTTCGGGCGCGTCGCCGTCGTGGACCGCAAGCACGCGGCGACCAACCCGAACGCGTGGTTCCACGAGCGGCCGATCACCCTCGAGGAGCACCAGTCGTCGCGCTGGGTGGCCGAGCCGCTGCACCTGCTCGACTGCTGCCAGGAGAGCGACGGCGGGGTGGCGCTGGTCGTCACGAGTGTCGAGCGGGCGCGCGAGCTGGCGCGGGCGCCGGCGGTGATCGCGGCGGCGGCGCAGGGGAGCGGGCCGGACCAGTACGTGATGACCAGCTACTACCGCGACGACCTGGCCGCGCTGCCCGAGATGGGCGTCGTGGGGCGGCAGCTGTGGGGCCAGTCCGGTCTCGGGCCGTCCGATGTGGACGTTGCCGTGCTGTACGACCACTTCACGCCGTACGTGCTGATGCAGCTGGAGGAGCTGGGCTTCTGCGGTCGCGGGGAGGCGAAGGACTTCATCGCCGACGGGGCGCTGGAGCTCGACGGCGCGTTGCCGCTCAACCCGCACGGCGGCCAGCTCGGCGAGGCGTACATCCACGGCATGAACGGCATCGCGGAGGGCGTCCGGCAGATTCGCGGGACGGCGGTCAACCAGGTGGCCGGCGCGTCCCGGGTGCTCGTCACGGCGGGGACGGGGGTGCCGACCAGCGGACTCATCCTGACGGGTGACTGAGGCGTCACCTCATTGACGGCTGGTGCGCGGCCGTCGTGGGTGTCACGGTGGATGCACCACCCACGACGGAGAGTGAGGCCGACTGCGATGGTGGTCGACTGGGCGCTCACGGCGGTGTTCGCGGCGCTGGCGCTGCCGTGCGTGCTGCGGCTGGTCCGCCTCGACTACGCGCGGCTGGGCCACGGGGTCCGCCACGGCGACCTGGCCGAGCTGCTGCTGGTGGTGGCGATGGTGGCGATGCTTTCCCCGGTCGGCGGCCCGATCCCGGCGGCGGGCTGGCAGGCGGTGCTGGTGCTGACGGCGGGCTGGTTCGCGGTGGCGTGGTGGCGGGGCCGGACGGGCTGCGCGCACCACGCGCTGTCGGCGGCGGCGATGTTCTACATGGTCACGGCGATGCCGCACGGTGGCATGGCGCGCGGCCCGTGGCTGACGATGTCCCCGATGGACTCACGACTGGCGTTGCCGCTGGTCGCGGTGGCGGCGGCGGGGTACTTCGTGGTGGACGCGGTGTGGTCCGGAGCGCTCGCCCTCCGGACGGCGCCGACGGTGGGCTCCGACCCCGGCGCCGGGCAGGCTTCGCGTGCGATCTGCCGGGCGGTCATGGGGGCGGGGATGGGATACATGCTGCTGGCCTCGGCTTTGTGAGGCGGGCCCGGATGACGTGAATGACTCATTCACGTCATCCGACGACATGAATGAGTCATTCACGTCACTTGGCTCGGAGCGGCGGCCGCGGTGGTCAGCCCGCGCTTCGCCGGAGTTCGCGTGGTTGCGGCCGGAACTCGCGTGACCGGAGCCGGAACTCGCGTGATCCGGCACGGATCTCGCGTGGCGGGCCTGGCGGCGTCAGCCGCTGACTCGGCGGACCTCGCCCAAGGGGGTCTCGCCGGGGGCCGGCAGTGCCGCTGCCGGGTGCTCGGCCGTCCACTGGCTCGCCGCCGCGATGTCGTTCTTCAGCGCCGTGATCAGGTCCTCCGCCGAGGCGTACGCCTGCTGGTCGCGCAGGTGCGACCCGAGCCACACCACCAGCGTCTCGCCGTACAGGTCAGCCGTGAAGTCCAGCAGGTGAGCCTCCAGCAGCCGGTACCCGTCGGCGCCGTAGTACGTCGGACGGCGGCCGACCGAGATCGCCGCCGGTACCCGCGAACCGTCCTCGCGGCCCACCCAGCCCGCCCACACCCCGTCGCCGACCGAGCCGGCCTGGTCGCCCAGCGCGAGGTTGGCCGTGGGAAAGCCCAGCTCACGGCCCCGCTCGTCGCCGTGCTCGACCGTGCCCCGCACCACGAAGTATTCCGGCATCCGTCCTCCCGAAGTCACCCCTCCACGTTAGCGGGCGACCGCCGGGACGCTCACGAAGTGGACACCAGCACCGTGTCCGCCAGCACCGGCGCGTCGTCGCGCTCCACCGCCGTCGTCGTGACCAGCAGCCGGCCGTCCTCGCGCCACACCCGGATCCGCAGCGTCTCGCCCGGGAACACCACCCCGGCGAACTTGGTCGCGAACGACGCCACCCGCGCGGGATCGCCGTCCAGGAACTCGTTCACCAGCACGCGCGCCACGATCCCGTACGTGCACAGCCCGTGCAGGATCGGCTTCGGGAACCCGGCCGCCGCGGCGAACGCCGGGTCGGCGTGCAGCGGGTTCCGGTCGCCGCACAACCGGTACAGCAGCGCCTGCTGCGGCAGCGTCGGCGTCTCCAGCACGACGTCCGGCTCGCGGGCCGGCCACTCGATCCGGTCCGACGGACCCCGCGAGCCGCCGAAACCGCCCTCGCCGCGGGCGAAGATGCTCGACCGGGCCGTCCACAGTGGATCGCCGGCCGACGAGGTCACCGCGACCTCCTGGACGACCACCGCGGCCTTGCCCTTGTCGAAGACGTCCGCGATCCGCGACTTCGCCACCGCCTTGCCCTCGACCGGGATCGGCCGGTGCAGCGTGATCTCCTGCTTGCCGTGCAGCACCTTCGCCAGGTCGATCTCCACCCCGGGGAACGACACCGCCGGCGGGTCGAACACGCGCAGGTTCGCCGCGACCGTCGCGAACGTCGGCAGCACCACCAGGTCCCGCTCGTAGGTGTAGCGCAGCTCGTCCGGGCCCGCGCCGAGCGCCAGGTGGTAGAGCAGCACGTCCGACGACGTCCAGGCGAAGCTCACCTCGCCGATCTCGGCGCCGACGGCGACCGCGGGATCGATGGGCACCCGAACCTCCTATTCGTAGCTGATCGAGACGTCGTCGGTGACCGGCAGCGACTGGCAGGCCAGCACGATGCCGTCCGCGATGTCCTCGGCGTCCAGGACCTCGTTGTGCAGCATCTTCACCTCGCCCGACACGATCCGGCACGCGCACGCACTGCATTGTCCCTCGCGGCACGAGTACGGCGCGTCCATCCCGGCGTCCAGCAGGTGGTCCAGCAGCTTCCGCCGCCGCGGCCAGGCCATGGACCGCGTCGACCCGTCGAGCGAAACCGTCAGCGACGCCGGCGCCTCGTCCGAGGCCGGCTCCTCCTCGACGACGGCGGCCTCTTCGAACGGGTTCCCCGTCAGCGACGTGAACTTCTCGACGTGCACCCGGTCCCGCGGCACCCCGAGCTGCCCGAGCGCCTCGCGCGCGGCCGCCATGAACGGCGCCGGACCACAGAGAAAGGCCTCGTATTCCGTGTACACGGAAGCCAGCCCGCGCAGCTGCGAGACGTCGGGGAGACCCTGCACGCTCTCCAGCCAGTGGATGACGACCAGGCGGTCTCCGTAGCGCTTCGCCAGCGAAGCCAGCTCGCCCGCGAAGATCACCGAACGCTCGTCGCGGTTCGCGTACACCAGCACGACGCGCCCGGAACCCTGGTCCAGCGCCGTCTTGAGGATCGCCATCACCGGCGTGATGCCGCTGCCGCCGGCGAACAACAGGAAGTCTTCGTCCACCGACGCCGGGCAGAACACGCCCGCCGGCGCGAGCACGTCGAGCGCCATCCCGGGCTTGAGCGCATCGCAGACCCAGCTCGAGCCGTACCCGCCGTCGGTCCGCTTGACCGTCACCTGCACGCGGTTCTCGTGCGGCGCGCTGGACAGCGAGTAGCACCGCGCCACCGAACCGGTCTGCTCACTGGGGATCCGCAGGGTCAGGAACTGCCCGGCCGAGTACTCGAAGGCGGCCGCGTGCTCGGCCGGGACCTCGAAGACCACCGACCGCGCGTCGGGCGTCTCGACGACGACGTCGGCCACCGTCAGCGTGTAGACCCGCTCAGCCATCGGCCACCGCCAGCGTGCCTTCGCGCACGGCGTCGGCGATGCTGTCGGACAGTTTCGGGCAGGTGTCGAGCAGTGCCGAAGGGCCGTCGGCATCGGCGAACACCGGGCAGCTGTCGGCGGGCCGGGACGTCCACTGGATGCTCGTGTGCTGGATGCTGTTCTTCTTCACCAGCACGCACGTGCCGCAGCTGCGGCACTCGTGCGGCCGCAGCCCGCCCGCCAGGAACTCGGCCTGCTCGGCGGTGGTCACACTTCCGCCTCGGTCTTCTGGCGGGCCAGGTTCTCCGCCACCTCCGCCGCCCACGCCTCGTTGGCCTTCGAAGTGTCCACTTCGAACTCGAAGCGCCGGGTCATGTCCTCGGTGACGTCGGCGGCGTCGACGTAGAACTGCTGGTACCAGCGGCGGAGCTGGTAGACCGGACCGTCCTCTTCGCACAGCAGCGGGTTGTCGATCTGCGTCTTGTGCTTCCAGATCTCGACGTCCTGCAGGAACCCCGCGCCGATGCCCTTGGCCAGTTTCGCCGCGATCTTGTCCGCGTGCTCGTCGGTCAGCCCGTGCTGCTTCTTGACCTTCATGCCGTACTGCAGCACGAACGACGTCGGCGTCACGGGGTAGTGGCAGTTGATGAGCACGCTCTCGATCTCGTAGCCCTGGAACGAGTTCACCAGCTTGTTGATCATGTACGACGGCCCGAAGTACGACGCCTCGGACCGCAGGAGGTTGTCCTCGCCACCGTAGTTGGACGCCATGCCCATGTCCGGGCGGCCCTTGGTGTTGAGGTACTGCGTCGCGATGTGGCCTTCGAACACGTTCTTGAAGTACGTCGGGTACGCGTAGTGGATGTAGAAGAAGTGCGCCATGTCCACGACGTTGTCGATGATCTCGCGGCAGTTCGAGCCGTCGATGAAGATCGAGTCCCACGTCCAATTGCTCCACTCGGGACTGTCCGCGGCCTCGATGTGCGGGATCGCCAGCTCGTCGGCCGGCGGGTTGCCCTCGGGGTCGTGCCACACGAGCAGCTGCCCGTTCCGCTCCAGCGCCGTCCACGACCGCGTCCGCGCGCGCAGCGGAACCCGCTTGGCGTAGGGGATCGAGACGCACTTGCCCTTGCCGTTCCAGCGCCAGTCGTGGAACGGGCACGCGACCTCGTCGCCCTTGATCGTGCCCTGGGTGAGGTCGCCGCCCATGTGCCGGCAGTAGCCGTCGAGCACGTTCAGCGCGCCGCTCGAGTCGGCGAACACCACGAGCTTCGTGCCGAACGCCGTGACCGCGTGCGGTTTCCCGTCGCGGAAGGTCTTCGCCAGGCCGAGGCAGTGCCAGCCGCGCGCGAACCGGGCCGGCGGCTCCCCGGCGTAGATGGTGCGTACGGACTCCTGCGTCATCGCTCGCCTCCCGTGGTCCCCTGATCTTCGTGCGCCAGCCGCGTGGCCGCAAGGTAGCCGAACACCATGGCCGGGCCGATGGTCGCGCCCGGCCCGGCGTACGTCCGGCCCATCACGGCCGCGCTGACGTTGCCCGCGGCGTAGAGCCCGGGCACCACCGAGCCGTCTTCACGCAGGACCTGCGCGTGCTCGTCGGTGCGCAGGCCGCCCTTGGTCCCCAGGTCGCCCGGGACGATCTTCACCGCGTAGTACGGCGCTTTGTCCAGGGGGCCGAGGCTGGGGTTGGGCTTGTTCCGCGGGTCGCCGTAGTAGTGGTCGTACTTGCTGACCCCGCGGCGGAAGTCCTCGTCGACCCCTTTGTGCGCGAAGCCGTTGAAGCGCGTCACGGTGGCTTCCAAGGCGTCGGGCGGCACGGCCATCTTCGCGGCCAGCCCGGCCAGCGAGCCCGACTTCACCGCGATCCCGGCCTTGAACCAGCGGCCGGGCAGCGGCTGGCGCGGCCCGATGCCGGTGAACATGTAGCGGTCCTTGTAGCGCTGGTCGAACACCAGCCAGGTCGGGATGTGCCGGCCCGGCCCGTCCCCGGAGCCGTACATCGCGTGCACGGCCTCGACGTAGGGCGCCGACTCGTTGACGAACCGCTCGCCGCGGGCGTCGACCATGATGCAGCGCGGCCGCGACCGCTCGGCCAGCGCGAACCACGGCCCGCCGGTGAGCGGCAGCGTCGGCCCCCACCAGGCGTCGTCCATCAGGTCGAGGGCCGCGCCCAGCTTGAGCCCGGCGGTGATGCCGTCGCCGGTGTTGGCGGCCGCGCCGACGGTCCAGTCGGTGCCGATCGGCGCGCGCTGGTACTTCTCGCGCATCTCCAGGTTCTGCTCGAACCCGCCGCTGGCGAGGATCACGCCGCGCCGGGCCTCGACGACCGAGCCGTCTTCGAGGACGACGCCGGTGACGCGGTCGCCGTCCGTCTTCAGATCGGCCAGCGCGGTGTTCAGCCGGACGTCGACGCCGGCCCTGGCCAGGCCCACCCGCAGCCCGGCCGCAAGCGCTTGCCCCATGGCCAGCAGCCGCTGCCCGCGCAGCCGTCCGACCAGCCACTGGACGCCCAGCGAGAGCAGCCGGACGACGCCGCGCGGGTGCCTCGCGAGGAGGCTCAGCCAGCGGTAGTCGGCCTGGGTGATGGGCACGCCGAGCGGGGGAGCGCTGTACGGCGGTTCGAGGTGGGCCAGCTCGGCGCCGAGCAGCTTGCCGTCGAAGGCGACGGGCTCGACCGACCGGCCGCCGGACCGCCCGCCGGGGGCTTCGGGGTGGTAGTCGCTGTAGCCGCGGACCCAGCGGAACTTCAGCGGCGTGTGGTCGCACACGAACTTCAGCACCTCGGGTCCGTGCGCGAGGAACGTGTCGCGCCGGACGGCCGGGACGACGTCGCCGACGATCGAGGCCAGGTACTCGCGCGCCCGCTCGGGCGGCTCGTCGATCCCGGCGGCGCGCAGTGCGTGGTTGCCCGGCAGCCAGACCCCGCCGCCGGAGCGGGCGGTCGAACCGCCGAAGCAGGGGGCCTTTTCCAGGAGGACCACGCTCAGGCCGTGGTGGGCCGCGGCCAGCGCGGCGGTCATCCCGGCAGCACCGCTGCCGACCACGACGACGTCGAACTGCTCCCTCATGCCACCTCACTTGTAACGTGTTCCACAAGACGAGTATCCAGTTGAGAGTCGCTTTCGGCCACCATAGACGAGAACGTGTTTCAGTTCTAGGGTGACGACCATGGACGAACTCGTCGCGGACGTGGTGATCGTGGGGTTCGGGGCGGCCGGCGCCTGCGCCGCCCTGGAGGCGGCCGACGCGGGCGCCGACGTCGTCATCGTCGAGCGCTTCGCCGGTGGTGGCGCCAGCGCGGTCAGCGGTGGCGTGGTCTACGCGGGCGGCGGCACTGCCCAGCAGCTCGACGCGGGTGTCGACGACTCCGTCGACGCGATGTACGCCTACCTGCGGCTCGAAGCGGGGGACGTCGTCTCCGAGGAGACCTTGCGGCGCTTCTGCGAGGGCAGCCGCGAGATGATCACCTGGCTGGAGGGCAACGGCGTGCCGTTCGAAGGCAGCCTCTGCCCGTACAAGACGTCGTACCCGAGTGATGACCACTACCTGTACTACTCCGGCAGTGAGGCCGCGGGCGGGTTCCGCGACGCGGCGAAGCCCGCCCCGCGCGGCCACCGCGTGAAGGGGGCCGGGACCTCCGGAAAGATGCTGATGGCGCGCCTCAAGGAGGCGGTGCGCAAGCGCGGGGTCCGGGTGCTGACCCAGACCCACGCGCGGACCCTGGTCCGGGACGGCGACGGGCGGATCACCGGGCTGGTGGCCGATTCGCTGAGCGACGCGCCCGCGCTCGTGCGGGCCCGGCACCAGCGCTTCGCGCAGTACGCGGCGAAGCCCGGGATCTACGTGCCTTCGCTGCGCAAGTCGCTCCACCGCCGGGTCGAGCGCTTCGAGCGCGCCCACGGCCGTGAGCTGCGGATCACCGCCCGGCGCGGGGTCGTGCTCGCCGCGGGCGGGTTCATCGCCAACCGCGAGATGGTGCGCGAGCACGCGCCGGCCTACCGCGGCGGGCTCCCGCTCGGCACGTCCGCCGACAACGGCTCGGGCATCCGGCTCGGCGTCGAGGCCGGAGCCGCGACCGGTGAGCTGGGCCGGATCTCGGCGTGGCGGTTCATCACGCCGCCGAGCGCGTTCCTCGGCGGGATCATCGTCGACGAAGGCGGGCAGCGGGTCATCGACGAGTCCCGGTACGGCGCCGCGGTCGGCGAGAAGCTCATCGAGGACCACGGGAGCAAGGGCTGGCTGCTCGTCGACGCGCCGATCGTGGCGGAGGCGCGGCGGGACACCAAGGCGCAAAGCCAGTGGTTCCAGGGGCTTCAGCTGCGCTACCTGCTGCGCCGCGGCCGCGTGACCGGCGCGACGCTCGACGAGGTCGCGCGCAAGGCCGGCGTCGACGCCGGGGGCCTGCGCGCGAGCGTCGAGGCCTACCACGGCGCCGAGGACCCGGTGGGCAAGCCCGCCGAGTTCGCGCGGCGGCTGGAGCACCCGCCGTTCTCGCTCATCGACATCTCGGTGCGGCCCAACCTGGGCTATCCCACGCCGATGCTCACGCTCGGCGGCTTGGTCGTCGACGAGGACACCGGCGCGGTGCGGAGCGCGGCGGGGGAGCCGATCCCCGGGCTGTACGCCGCCGGGCGCACCGCGGTGGGAATCTGTTCCAGGTCGTACGTGAGTGGCCTTTCGCTGGCCGACTGCGTGTTTTCCGGCCGCAGGGCGGGGATCAACAGTGCCCTGGCGCAGGGTGTTCTCGACAAAAACGAGAACGTGTTCTAGTCTCTGGGGAGAGACGCGAGAGAGGACTGCGCATGAGCGAGCAGGTGATCGCCGGGGTCCGGGACCTCCTGCCGGTCCTGCGGGAACGGGCCCAGGACACCGAGGACGCGCGCTGCGTCCCCGAGGAGTCCGTCAAGGCCCTGCAGGAGACCGGGTTCTTCAAGCTGCTGCAACCGAAGCCCTACGGCGGCTTCGAAGCCGACCCGGTGAGCTTCTACACCGCGGTCAAGCTGATCGCGAGCGCGTGCGGGTCCACCGGCTGGGTCGCCTCCATCCTCGGCGTCCACCCGTGGCACGTGGCGCTGTTCGACGCGCAGGCGCAGCAGGAGGTCTGGGGCGAGGACGAGGACGTGCGGATCTCGTCGTCGTACGCCCCGATGGGCAAGGCCGAGGTCGTCGACGGCGGTTACCGGCTGAGCGGCCGGTGGAGCTTCTCCTCCGGCTGCGACCACTGCACGTGGGTGCTGCTCGGGGGACCCGCGTTCAAGGACGGCAAGCCGGTCGACTTCTGCACGTACCTGCTGCCCATCGCCGACTACTCCATCGTCGACGTCTGGGACACCGTGGGACTGCGCGGGACCGGCTCGAACGACATCGTCGTCGAGGACGTCTTCGTCCCGCAGCACCGGGCGCTGAGCTTCATCGCGACGTCGAAGTGCAAGGTGCCCGGCCAGGCCGTGAACCCCGGGCCGCTGTACCGGCTGCCCTACGGTTCGGTGCACCCGTCCACGATCACCGCGCCGATCATCGGCATGGCCCAGGGCGCCTACGACGCGCACGTGGAGCACCAGCGCAAGCGCGTGCGGGCCGCGTACGCCGGCGAACAGTCCAAAGAGGACCCGTTCGCCAAGGTGCGGATCGCCGAGGCGGCCAGCGAGATCGACGCCGCCTGGCTGCAGCTGACCCGCAACATCGACGAGCTGTACGAAATGGCCAAGCGCGAAGAGCGGCTGCCTTCGGACCTGCGCCTGCGTGTCCGGCGCGACCAGGTGCGCGGCACGGAACGCGCGATCTCCGCGATCGACCGGCTCTTCGAGAACTCCGGCGGGCGCGCGATCCAGCGCGGCACGCCGATCCAGCGCTTCTGGCGCGACGCGCACGCCGGCCGCGTCCACGCGGCCAACGACGCCGAGCGCGCGTACGTCATGTTCGGCACCGGCGCCTTCGGGCTGCCCGTCGAGAACGCGATGTACTGATGGTCGCTCCCGAAGGCAAGTACGCCCAGGCGGGCGACCTCAAGCTGCACTACCACGAGGCGGGCGCCGGGCACGCCGAGACGGTGATCCTGCTGCACGGCGGCGGGCCCGGCGCGTCGGCGTGGAGCAACTTCGGGCGCACCCTTCCGGAGTTCGCCAAGCACTACCGCACGATCGCCGTCGACCAGCCCGGCTTCGGGCGCTCGGACAAGCCGACCGAGCACCCGCAGTACTTCCGCCACAGCGCCGACGCCGTCGTGGGCCTGATGGACGCGCTGGGGATCGAGCGGGCGCACTTCATCGGCAACTCGCTGGGTGGCGGCGCGGCGGTCCGGCTGGCGCTGAACCACGGAAAGCGCGCGGGCAGGCTCGTGCTGATGGGCCCCGGCGGGCTGAGCGTCAACGTCTTCGCGCCCGACCCCACCGAAGGGGTCAAGAACCTCGGCAGGTTCGCCGCGAAGCCGAGCCGCGAGCGCATGGAAGCGTTCCTGCGCATCATGGTCCACGACCAGGGGCTGATCACCGAGGAATTGATCGACGACCGGTTCGCCGCGGCGAACACCCCGGAGTCGCTCGCCGCCATGCGGGCGATGGGGATGTCGTTCGCGCAGCCGGACACCTACGAAGAAGGCATGCTCTGGCGCGAAGCCCACCGCCTCCGCCAGCGCGTGCTGCTCATTTGGGGCCGCGAGGACCGCGTCAACCCGCTGGACGGCGCCCTCCTCGCGCTCAAGACGATTCCGCGCGCGCAGCTGCACGTGTTCGGCGGCTGCGGGCACTGGGCCCAGCTGGAGAAGTTCGACGAGTTCAACCGGCTGGCCCTCGACTTCCTCGGGAGTTCCTGATGGGCATCCGGTCACTGGGCTACCTCCGCATCGAAGCCACCGACATGGCCGCGTGGCGCGAGTACGGGCTCAAGGTGCTCGGCATGGTCGAAGGCAGCGGCACCAACCCCGACGCGCTCTACCTGCGCATGGACGACTTCCCGGCCCGCCTGGTCATCTCACCCGGCGAGGCCGACCGGCTGGCGCAGACCGGCTGGGAAGTCGCGAACGCCGGCGAGCTGGCCGACCTCCGGTCGCGTTTGGACAGTGCGTCGGTGCCCTACAAGGAGGGCACGCCGGAGGAACTGGCCGACCGGCGCGTCGACGAGCTGATCAGCTTCGACGACCCGTCCGGCAACACCCAGGAGGTGTTCCACGGCGTCGCGCTGCAGCACCGCCGCGTCGTCAGCCCGTACGGCCACACGTTCGTCACCGGCGAGCAGGGCCTCGGCCACGTCGTCTTGTCCACAAAGGACGACGGGGCGTCCCTGCGGTTCTACCGCGACGTCCTCGGCTTCCGGCTGCGCGACTCGATGCGCCTGCCGCCGCAGATGGTCGGCCGGCCCGCCGACGGCCCGCCCGCCTGGCTGCGCTTCTTCGGCTGCAACCCGCGCCACCACAGCCTCGCGTTCCTGCCGATGCCGACGCCCAGCGGGATCGTGCACCTGATGGTCGAGGTGGAGAACACCGACGACGTCGGGCTGTGCCTCGACCGCGCGATCCGGCGCAAGGTGCCGATGTCGGCCACGCTCGGCCGGCACGTCAACGACCTGATGCTGTCCTTCTACATGAAGACCCCCGGCGGCTTCGACGTCGAGTTCGGCTGTGAGGGCCGCCAGGTCGACGACGACAACTGGATCGCCCGCGAGAGCACCGCGGTCTCCCTGTGGGGGCACGACTTCTCGGTCGGCGCAAGGCCGCCGGGGTCATGACGCCGGTGGCGGTCGACCAGACCGAGTTCCGCAGCGTCCTCGGGCACTTCTGCACGGGCGTGACCGTGGTCACCGGCCGCGACGGCGACACCCTCGCCGGGTTCGCCTGCCAGTCGTTCGCCGCGCTGTCGCTGGACCCG
This genomic window from Amycolatopsis mongoliensis contains:
- a CDS encoding lipid-transfer protein — encoded protein: MTLSGKAAIAGIGATEFSKDSGRSELRLAAECISHALADAGLTPSDVDGLVSFTMDGNAEIAVARELGIPELKFFSRIHYGGGAAAATVQQAAMAVATGVADVVVAYRAFNERSGMRFGQVSSAAAGQVNSSGVDNAFHYPMGIATPAATVAMVAQRYLHDYGATSEDFGRVAVVDRKHAATNPNAWFHERPITLEEHQSSRWVAEPLHLLDCCQESDGGVALVVTSVERARELARAPAVIAAAAQGSGPDQYVMTSYYRDDLAALPEMGVVGRQLWGQSGLGPSDVDVAVLYDHFTPYVLMQLEELGFCGRGEAKDFIADGALELDGALPLNPHGGQLGEAYIHGMNGIAEGVRQIRGTAVNQVAGASRVLVTAGTGVPTSGLILTGD
- a CDS encoding DUF5134 domain-containing protein, producing MVVDWALTAVFAALALPCVLRLVRLDYARLGHGVRHGDLAELLLVVAMVAMLSPVGGPIPAAGWQAVLVLTAGWFAVAWWRGRTGCAHHALSAAAMFYMVTAMPHGGMARGPWLTMSPMDSRLALPLVAVAAAGYFVVDAVWSGALALRTAPTVGSDPGAGQASRAICRAVMGAGMGYMLLASAL
- a CDS encoding riboflavin kinase; translation: MPEYFVVRGTVEHGDERGRELGFPTANLALGDQAGSVGDGVWAGWVGREDGSRVPAAISVGRRPTYYGADGYRLLEAHLLDFTADLYGETLVVWLGSHLRDQQAYASAEDLITALKNDIAAASQWTAEHPAAALPAPGETPLGEVRRVSG
- a CDS encoding MaoC/PaaZ C-terminal domain-containing protein, coding for MPIDPAVAVGAEIGEVSFAWTSSDVLLYHLALGAGPDELRYTYERDLVVLPTFATVAANLRVFDPPAVSFPGVEIDLAKVLHGKQEITLHRPIPVEGKAVAKSRIADVFDKGKAAVVVQEVAVTSSAGDPLWTARSSIFARGEGGFGGSRGPSDRIEWPAREPDVVLETPTLPQQALLYRLCGDRNPLHADPAFAAAAGFPKPILHGLCTYGIVARVLVNEFLDGDPARVASFATKFAGVVFPGETLRIRVWREDGRLLVTTTAVERDDAPVLADTVLVSTS
- a CDS encoding ferredoxin--NADP reductase, producing MAERVYTLTVADVVVETPDARSVVFEVPAEHAAAFEYSAGQFLTLRIPSEQTGSVARCYSLSSAPHENRVQVTVKRTDGGYGSSWVCDALKPGMALDVLAPAGVFCPASVDEDFLLFAGGSGITPVMAILKTALDQGSGRVVLVYANRDERSVIFAGELASLAKRYGDRLVVIHWLESVQGLPDVSQLRGLASVYTEYEAFLCGPAPFMAAAREALGQLGVPRDRVHVEKFTSLTGNPFEEAAVVEEEPASDEAPASLTVSLDGSTRSMAWPRRRKLLDHLLDAGMDAPYSCREGQCSACACRIVSGEVKMLHNEVLDAEDIADGIVLACQSLPVTDDVSISYE
- a CDS encoding Rieske 2Fe-2S domain-containing protein codes for the protein MTQESVRTIYAGEPPARFARGWHCLGLAKTFRDGKPHAVTAFGTKLVVFADSSGALNVLDGYCRHMGGDLTQGTIKGDEVACPFHDWRWNGKGKCVSIPYAKRVPLRARTRSWTALERNGQLLVWHDPEGNPPADELAIPHIEAADSPEWSNWTWDSIFIDGSNCREIIDNVVDMAHFFYIHYAYPTYFKNVFEGHIATQYLNTKGRPDMGMASNYGGEDNLLRSEASYFGPSYMINKLVNSFQGYEIESVLINCHYPVTPTSFVLQYGMKVKKQHGLTDEHADKIAAKLAKGIGAGFLQDVEIWKHKTQIDNPLLCEEDGPVYQLRRWYQQFYVDAADVTEDMTRRFEFEVDTSKANEAWAAEVAENLARQKTEAEV
- the kstD gene encoding 3-oxosteroid 1-dehydrogenase, which gives rise to MREQFDVVVVGSGAAGMTAALAAAHHGLSVVLLEKAPCFGGSTARSGGGVWLPGNHALRAAGIDEPPERAREYLASIVGDVVPAVRRDTFLAHGPEVLKFVCDHTPLKFRWVRGYSDYHPEAPGGRSGGRSVEPVAFDGKLLGAELAHLEPPYSAPPLGVPITQADYRWLSLLARHPRGVVRLLSLGVQWLVGRLRGQRLLAMGQALAAGLRVGLARAGVDVRLNTALADLKTDGDRVTGVVLEDGSVVEARRGVILASGGFEQNLEMREKYQRAPIGTDWTVGAAANTGDGITAGLKLGAALDLMDDAWWGPTLPLTGGPWFALAERSRPRCIMVDARGERFVNESAPYVEAVHAMYGSGDGPGRHIPTWLVFDQRYKDRYMFTGIGPRQPLPGRWFKAGIAVKSGSLAGLAAKMAVPPDALEATVTRFNGFAHKGVDEDFRRGVSKYDHYYGDPRNKPNPSLGPLDKAPYYAVKIVPGDLGTKGGLRTDEHAQVLREDGSVVPGLYAAGNVSAAVMGRTYAGPGATIGPAMVFGYLAATRLAHEDQGTTGGER
- a CDS encoding FAD-binding protein, whose amino-acid sequence is MDELVADVVIVGFGAAGACAALEAADAGADVVIVERFAGGGASAVSGGVVYAGGGTAQQLDAGVDDSVDAMYAYLRLEAGDVVSEETLRRFCEGSREMITWLEGNGVPFEGSLCPYKTSYPSDDHYLYYSGSEAAGGFRDAAKPAPRGHRVKGAGTSGKMLMARLKEAVRKRGVRVLTQTHARTLVRDGDGRITGLVADSLSDAPALVRARHQRFAQYAAKPGIYVPSLRKSLHRRVERFERAHGRELRITARRGVVLAAGGFIANREMVREHAPAYRGGLPLGTSADNGSGIRLGVEAGAATGELGRISAWRFITPPSAFLGGIIVDEGGQRVIDESRYGAAVGEKLIEDHGSKGWLLVDAPIVAEARRDTKAQSQWFQGLQLRYLLRRGRVTGATLDEVARKAGVDAGGLRASVEAYHGAEDPVGKPAEFARRLEHPPFSLIDISVRPNLGYPTPMLTLGGLVVDEDTGAVRSAAGEPIPGLYAAGRTAVGICSRSYVSGLSLADCVFSGRRAGINSALAQGVLDKNENVF
- the hsaA gene encoding 3-hydroxy-9,10-secoandrosta-1,3,5(10)-triene-9,17-dione monooxygenase oxygenase subunit produces the protein MSEQVIAGVRDLLPVLRERAQDTEDARCVPEESVKALQETGFFKLLQPKPYGGFEADPVSFYTAVKLIASACGSTGWVASILGVHPWHVALFDAQAQQEVWGEDEDVRISSSYAPMGKAEVVDGGYRLSGRWSFSSGCDHCTWVLLGGPAFKDGKPVDFCTYLLPIADYSIVDVWDTVGLRGTGSNDIVVEDVFVPQHRALSFIATSKCKVPGQAVNPGPLYRLPYGSVHPSTITAPIIGMAQGAYDAHVEHQRKRVRAAYAGEQSKEDPFAKVRIAEAASEIDAAWLQLTRNIDELYEMAKREERLPSDLRLRVRRDQVRGTERAISAIDRLFENSGGRAIQRGTPIQRFWRDAHAGRVHAANDAERAYVMFGTGAFGLPVENAMY
- the hsaD gene encoding 4,5:9,10-diseco-3-hydroxy-5,9,17-trioxoandrosta-1(10),2-diene-4-oate hydrolase, translating into MVAPEGKYAQAGDLKLHYHEAGAGHAETVILLHGGGPGASAWSNFGRTLPEFAKHYRTIAVDQPGFGRSDKPTEHPQYFRHSADAVVGLMDALGIERAHFIGNSLGGGAAVRLALNHGKRAGRLVLMGPGGLSVNVFAPDPTEGVKNLGRFAAKPSRERMEAFLRIMVHDQGLITEELIDDRFAAANTPESLAAMRAMGMSFAQPDTYEEGMLWREAHRLRQRVLLIWGREDRVNPLDGALLALKTIPRAQLHVFGGCGHWAQLEKFDEFNRLALDFLGSS